In Pseudomonas alcaliphila JAB1, a single window of DNA contains:
- the fabF gene encoding beta-ketoacyl-ACP synthase II, translated as MSRRRVVVTGMGMLSPLGNDVPSSWQGILAGRSGIGLIEHMDLSAYSTRFGGSLKGFNVEEYLSAKEARKLDLFIQYGLAACFQAVRDSGLDITDANRERIGVAMGSGIGGLTNIENNCKSLHEQGPRRISPFFVPGSIINMISGFLSIHLGLQGPNYAIATACTTGTHCIGMAARNIAYGEADVMVAGGAEMAACGLGMGGFGAARALSTRNDEPTKASRPWDKGRDGFVLSDGSGALVLEELEHAKARGATIYAELIGFGMSGDAFHMTSPPEDGAGAARCMAAALRDAGINADQVQYINAHGTSTPAGDKAEVAAVKSVFGDHAYKLSVSSTKSMTGHLLGAAGAVEAIFSVLALRDQVAPPTINLDEPDEGCDLDFVPHQAKAMPIEIALSNSFGFGGTNGSLLFRRYHG; from the coding sequence GTGTCGCGTAGACGCGTCGTGGTTACCGGTATGGGCATGCTGTCGCCACTGGGTAACGATGTGCCGAGCAGCTGGCAGGGCATTTTGGCCGGGCGCAGTGGCATCGGTCTGATCGAGCATATGGACCTGTCCGCCTACTCCACCCGTTTTGGCGGGTCGCTCAAGGGCTTCAATGTCGAGGAATATCTCTCCGCCAAGGAGGCGCGCAAGCTCGACCTGTTCATCCAGTACGGTCTCGCTGCCTGCTTCCAGGCCGTGCGTGATTCCGGGCTGGACATCACTGACGCCAATCGTGAGCGTATCGGTGTGGCCATGGGCTCTGGTATCGGCGGCCTGACCAATATCGAGAACAACTGCAAATCGTTGCACGAGCAAGGGCCGCGGCGCATTTCGCCGTTCTTCGTGCCTGGCTCGATCATCAACATGATTTCCGGCTTCCTGTCGATCCACCTGGGTCTGCAGGGGCCGAACTACGCCATCGCCACGGCGTGCACTACCGGCACGCACTGCATCGGCATGGCCGCGCGCAACATCGCCTATGGCGAAGCCGATGTGATGGTCGCCGGCGGCGCCGAGATGGCAGCCTGCGGCCTGGGCATGGGCGGCTTCGGTGCCGCGCGTGCGCTGTCGACGCGTAACGACGAGCCGACCAAGGCCAGCCGTCCGTGGGACAAGGGCCGTGACGGCTTCGTGCTGTCTGACGGTTCCGGCGCCCTGGTGCTGGAAGAGTTGGAACACGCCAAGGCGCGTGGCGCCACTATCTACGCCGAGCTGATCGGCTTTGGCATGAGTGGCGATGCCTTCCACATGACCTCGCCGCCCGAAGATGGCGCCGGTGCAGCGCGCTGCATGGCCGCCGCCCTGCGTGATGCCGGTATCAATGCCGATCAGGTGCAGTACATCAACGCGCACGGCACCTCGACGCCTGCGGGCGACAAGGCTGAAGTCGCCGCGGTGAAAAGCGTGTTCGGTGATCATGCCTACAAGCTGTCGGTCAGCTCGACCAAATCCATGACTGGCCACCTGCTCGGTGCTGCCGGTGCGGTCGAGGCGATCTTCAGCGTGCTGGCGCTGCGCGACCAGGTAGCGCCGCCGACCATCAACCTCGACGAGCCGGACGAAGGCTGCGACCTGGACTTCGTGCCGCATCAGGCCAAGGCCATGCCGATCGAAATCGCCCTGTCGAACTCCTTCGGCTTCGGCGGCACCAACGGCTCGCTGCTGTTCCGTCGGTATCACGGCTGA
- the pabC gene encoding aminodeoxychorismate lyase, producing the protein MLSWVNGAPGEQLSVRDRGLAYGDGLFETIAVRGGRIPLLARHMARLADGCRRLSIPLDLVLIEHELQAFAGQLGEGVAKLIVSRGEGQRGYAPPQPCQPLRILQAAPLPQYPAAHAEQGVRLFPCETRLAEQPLLAGLKHLNRLEQVLARAEWQDAECAEGLMRDSSGWVIEGVYSNLFLVVDGGLVSAQLSRCGVAGVMRAEILQQAQLLGLSVELRDVSFDELLDADEVFLCNSLYGIWPVRALQERHWSVGPLTRKLQDIVCDLLSK; encoded by the coding sequence ATGCTGAGCTGGGTCAATGGCGCACCCGGCGAGCAGTTGTCGGTTCGCGACCGTGGCCTGGCTTACGGCGATGGTCTGTTCGAGACCATCGCCGTGCGCGGCGGGCGCATCCCGCTGCTGGCGCGGCATATGGCGCGCCTGGCCGATGGTTGTCGGCGCCTGTCCATTCCCCTCGATCTGGTTCTCATTGAGCACGAGCTGCAGGCGTTCGCCGGGCAGCTGGGCGAGGGTGTGGCCAAGCTGATCGTCAGTCGCGGTGAGGGACAGCGCGGCTACGCGCCGCCGCAACCCTGTCAGCCGCTGCGCATCCTGCAGGCGGCGCCGCTGCCGCAGTATCCCGCTGCGCATGCCGAGCAGGGCGTGCGTCTGTTTCCCTGTGAGACGCGTCTGGCCGAGCAACCGCTGCTGGCCGGGCTCAAGCACCTCAATCGCCTGGAACAGGTACTGGCGCGCGCCGAATGGCAGGATGCCGAGTGCGCCGAAGGCCTGATGCGCGACAGCAGTGGCTGGGTCATCGAGGGCGTGTACAGCAACCTGTTCCTGGTCGTCGACGGCGGGTTGGTCAGTGCGCAGTTGTCACGTTGTGGTGTGGCCGGGGTGATGCGTGCGGAGATCCTGCAGCAGGCGCAGTTGCTCGGGCTGTCTGTCGAGTTACGCGATGTTTCCTTCGACGAACTGCTGGATGCCGATGAAGTCTTTCTCTGCAACAGCCTTTACGGCATATGGCCTGTACGGGCGCTGCAAGAGCGACACTGGTCGGTCGGGCCGCTCACCCGTAAACTGCAGGACATCGTCTGCGACCTACTGAGTAAATAA